Within Sorangiineae bacterium MSr11367, the genomic segment CGCGGGCCGGGTCGACCGGCGGGTGAATGAGAAGGTGCTCCCAAACGAGGAGCCCCGCCACCACGAGGATGCCGGCGAAATACACGACACCGCGGTGTAGGAACACGCCGGTGAGCGCGAGCGAGGACACCGTGACCACGTGGGCGAAGGCGCTCATGGCAAGCGAACGCGAGGCGCCGAAGCGCGATGGGATGGAGTGCAGGCGCTGCTCGCGATCGAAGCCTTCGTCCTGTAAGGAGTAGAGCACGTCGAAGCCGAGCAACCACGTCACCACGGCGACCATGAGGGCAAGGATGCCTCCGGTGACCGGCGCCCCCACGGCGATCCATGCTCCGCCCGGCGCGAGCGACAAAGCGACGCCAAGCCACGCATGCGCAGCCCACGTAAAGCGCTTGGCGTACGAGTAGCCGAGCAGCACCGCCAGGACGGGCAGTGCGAGCACCGCCGGGGCCGTGCCCAAGGTGGTCGCCGAGAGAACGAAGACGGCGGCCGAAGCCAGGGCGAGCGCGGCGGCTTCCCAGGGACGCACGTCGCCCCGTTGAATGGGGCGCGTCGCCGTGCGCGGGTTCTTCGCGTCGATGTCGCGATCCGCCCAGCGGTTGAAGGCCATGGCGCTGGTGCGCGCCGAGACCATGCAGATGAGCATCGCCACCACGCGGGCAGCGGTCAGCGGTGGATGCGGCATCGAGAGTGCGAGCACCACGGCCGACGCCGCGAAGGGCAGCGCGAAAATCGTGTGCGCAAAGGCAACCAACGTCGAATACGAGCGCAAGCGAGCAACGATCACGAGACCTCCCGAATCCACCGACGCGGTGCTTTGACGTGCCGGAGCAGCAGCGCCGCTCCGTCCTGAATCTGTGCCGCGCCGGCGATGTCCACGGCGAGCAGCCCGGGGCGTGCGCCGCGCGAAATGCGGCCGAGCGCCGGGCGGCCGAGTGCCTGCGCACCGTTGTGCGTGGCCATGCGCACGAGGTCGGCCGCCGGCACGGTGGAGAAGCGGTCCGCGAGCGCCCGCGCCTCGGCGAGCACGTCGAGCGAGGCGTTCGACGCGAGCGAGTCGGTCCCCAGCGCAGGCTCGATGCCCGCAGCGCGTGCGGCGAGCAGCGGCGGAAGGCGGCCCTCGATGTACAAATTCGACCGCGGGCAGAGCACCACGTGCGAGCCGCTCTTCGCCACGCGCTCGAGCTCCTCGGGCAGCGCGTCGGTCAAGTGCACCAGGAGCATGTGCGGCCCCAGTGCGCCCAGCGCCTCGGCGTACGCGATGGGCGACTGCATCGGCCACACGACGTCTGCGGCACCGCGCAGCCGCCCGCGCAGCCAATCGGTCACCGGGCCATCGCCATGTTCCAGCGCACGCCGTTCGGCCGCGTGCTCGGCCAGGTGAAGGCTGGTGCGCAAGCCGGCGTCCTTCGCGTGCTGGACGATCTTGCGCACCACGTCGGCAAGCGTCGTGTGAAGGGTATGCGCCGTTGGAACGTACGCGAGCCCGGGCCACGCCCTGGTCCCCGCGCTGGAAGCCGCGAGCATCTCCTCGGCGCGCTCGGCCACGTCCCCGCCCACGCCGAAAACCTCGTGAAAAATGGACCCTTCGATCCCGCTGCGCGCGAGGTGCTCGGCCGCGGCGAGGCTGTTCGTCACCTCGCCCACGGCGGCGGTTCCATGCCGCTGAAGCTCGGAGACCGCGGCCTCCATGGACTCCGGCGAGTCCTCCGGCGTGGCATCGAAGCGCGCGGCGAGCAACGAATCGACCCACGGCAGGAAGCCATGCCCGCCCGGCACGAGACCGCGCAACGCGCTCAGCTCGAGATGCGTATGCGCGTTGACTAGCCCCGGAAAGACGACGCCGTGCACCCGCTCGACGGGCGCCCCCCCGTGGCGCGGGAGGACCTCGGCCGCGGCCCCCACGTCCTCGATCGTGCCATCCTCGGCGACCACCACCGCACCATCGCGGATCGGCGGCGCGTCGCCTGGGAGGACATGGTCGGCGTGAACGATCATGCCGGTTCCGTGAGCCACTCGTACTTCACGTTGCGGCGGGTCGCGCGGAAGCCGGCGGCGCGGATGCGCGCTTCGATGGCGTCGGCGTTGATGCAAAAGGTGGTGCCGGCGCTGGAGACGACGTTCTCCTCGAACATGACGCTGCCGAAGTCGTCGGCCCCGAAGCGAAGGGCCACCTGCCCCACGTCCGGCCCCTGCGTGACCCACGACGCCCCCACGTGATCGATGTTGTCGAGCATCAGGCGCGCAACGGCCTGCTGCCGCAGATAGAGGTGCGTCCCGGTGTCACCCGCCGTGATGCGCACGCCCTGCTCGTGCTGGAAATCCCAGCAGAAGAAGGCGGTGAAGCCGCGCGTTTCATCCTGGAGCTCGCGCAGCTTGAGCAGATGCAGGATGCGATCGCGCGCCGTGTCGACGGTGCCGTACATCATGGTCGCACTCGAGCGAAGCCCCATGTGGTGCGCCACGCGCATCACGTCCAGCCATTCCGAGCTGGTGCACTTGGCCTTGGCGATCTTGCGCCGCACCCGGTCGACGAGGATCTCCGCGCCGCCGCCGGGCACGGAGTCGAGACCCGCCGCATGGAGCCGCTCCAGAACGTCCCGCACGCTGATCGATTCCAGCTGCGAGATGTGGAGGATCTCCTCGGGCGAGAGCGCGTGGAGGCCGAGCTTGAACTCGGATTTGATCCAGCGAAACAGGTCCTCGTAATAGGTGATGCGCAGCTCCGGATTGAGCCCGCCCTGGAGGAGGATCTGCACGCCGCCGGCCTCGACGACCTCGCCGAGCTTCTGGCTCAGGACCTCGCGCGAGAGGACGTACCCTTCCGGGTGCCCCACGGGACGGTAAAAGGCGCAGAAGCGGCAGCTCGTCGTGCACACGTTGGTGTAGTTGACGTTGCGATCGACGATGTACGTCACCACGTCGTGCGGGTGCTTGCGGCGCCTTACGGCATCGGCGGCGAGGCCGAGCTCGAAGAGCGGCGCCTCGTGGAGCAGGCGCTCGCCTTCCGCCGCGTTGAGGCGATCGCCCTCGGCCGCGCGGGAGAGGATGGAGTCGAGCGACGGCACCGACACGGCGCGCGCGCCGTCTTCGTAGAAGCGCACGTCCATGCGCGGCAGAAGGCCCGCGCGGTGCCCTTCTACGTAGAAGCGCTCGAGGCCGCGGCGCTCTTCGTCGCCAAAGTCGAAGCGGATGTTCTCGCGCAGGTAGTCGCGCAAGCTCGCCGCATCGAGGCCCGAGCTCGCGGCGTAGGCATCCGCAATGGCATTGCGCCGAGCGAGCCCTTCTTCTTTCGCGGCGAGCAAAAGCTTCTCCCCGCCATGGGCCAGCCCACCGGTGCGTCCGCCCCACGCCGCGAAGACGAAGGGCAGCCCCGTCCACTCGTACCAAGCCTCACCGAGGTCGAGCGCATACGGGAAATCGTTCTCGATGCGAAGCGCCACGTCGCCGATGATCAAGGCGCCACACGTGCCCTTCACCTCCGAGAGCGCCTGCTCCGGCGGCAGCACGCGCACGCGCGGCTCCGCACCGCGGCGCCGCGCCCGCAGCACCAGGCGCGCGAGCACGGCGCTGGTGCGCGACGAGGCGTCGAGAACGATGTCCGTCATTTGATCGATGGGCACCTGCGACACGATGCGCACACTGCGGACCGCACCGCGGGATGCGATGGCCGCACCACGCACGAAGCGCGTATCCCCGAGCTGCGCCAGCGCCGCCACCGGCACGAGGCCGACGTCAGTTTCTTCCTCGGCGATCCGCCGCGCCACCTCCGCGGGGAGGGCCAAATCGAGGGCAACCCCGTCTCTATCGGCGAGCGGCTCGTACAGCGGGCGGGCGTTGAGGTACTGAACGGCGGATACTTTCATGGCAGCACCGGCAGGATGTGGCGTTCCGCCTTGCGGTCACGCACTTTCAAGGCATGTTCGGGCAGCGCGCTCTTCGGATGCTCGCGCACCACGTTGTAAAGCGTGTCGCGCTCGACGGGGATGCGGCCCGCCTCGCGGATCAAGCGAACCAGCTCGTTGTAGCTCAGGCCCTGCGGCGAGCGCGAACCGGCGGCATGGTAAATCGTCTCGTGCACGATGGTTCCGTCGATGTCGTCGGCGCCGAACCGAAGACCGAGCTGCGCGATCTTCGGCGTCATGCTGACCCAGTAGGCCTTGATGTGCGGAACGTTGTCGAGCACCAGGCGCGACACCGCCAACGTGCGAAGGTCGTCGACCGCCGTCGGCGCGGGCAGGTTCTTCATGCCGTTGCCATCGGGGTGGAAGGCCAGCGGAATGAAGGCCTGCATGCCGCCCGTCTCGTCCTGGAGCTTGCGCAGGCGCAGGAGATGGTCGACCCGATGCTCGAAGGTCTCGATGTGCCCATAGAGCATCGTCGCATTGGTGCGGATCCCGAGCCCGTGCGCCACGCGATGCACCTCGAGGTACTCGTCGGCGTTCGCCTTGTCGTGCGAGATGCGCTTGCGCACGTCCTCGTGGAAGATCTCGGCGCCGCCACCGGGTAGGCTGTCGAGCCCCGCCTCGCGCAGGCGCGTGAGCACCTCGGCGTAGGTCATCTTGTAGTGCTGCGCGAAGAAGTGGATCTCCACCGCGGTGAAGCACTTCATGTGAATGTCGGGCTTGATGCGCTTGAAGCCCCGCAGCAGGTCCTCGTAATACGAAAACGGCAAGCCCGGGTGCAGGCCGTTGACGATGTGGATCTCGCTCGGAGGATCGTCCATGCGCTCCTCGAGCTCGCGCCACGCTTCTTCCACCTTCATGGTGTGCGCGCCGGGGGCGCCTTCTTCGAGCTTGGCGAAGCTGCAGAATAGGCACGAGGCGACGCAGACGTTGGTCACCTCGATGCGCATGTTGCGATTGAAGTACGTGCGGTCTCCGTGCATCCGTTCGCGCACGGTGTTGGCGAGCGCGCCCACCGCCAGGAGATCCGGCTCGAGAAAAAGAGCCAGCGCATCGCTCTCGTCGAGCCGCTCGCCCCGCTGCACCTTCTGAGCAATGGATTCGATGGTCATGCTGTCCTCACGAATTCGGTACGGCGCCCCGCGCGCTGAAGAAGGCCTTCGAGCTCTTGCTTCTTCAAGAGCTGTACGGCCACGGCCCCCACGCCTTTGACTTTCTTGGTGCTGTCTTCCGCAATGGGCAGGCCGCGCCGGTTGGCGATGATGCCCACCAGCTCGTTGGCGCCGAAGCCCAAGGCCACCTGCGCGAGCTCCATGCCGCACTCCGTCCAATCGATGCGCACGCGCGCCCCCTTCGGCGCGGTGAGCCGCGCGATGGCCACGTCCCGCAAGAAACGCAGTCCGCGCGTTCCGACGTCCACGTCGCGCAGGTGCACGTCGACCAACTGATCCTCGGCCGATCCCTCCCCCACGTGCACGCGCACCAAATCGCCCACTTCGTCCACCCGCACTTGATCGGCGAGCGCTCCGAGGGCCAGCAGATCACACGTCTCGAAGATCCGGTCGTCCGAGGAAACCGGCGCCCCCGAGGCACGCGCTTCGCGCACGCGCTCGAGGCCTGCGGCGCGCACGGCCATGTCGACCAACGTACTCATGTCGACCCCCAACGGCGCACGAGATCGTTGCCGATGCCGACGTGGTCGAGGATGCGCGCGACGACGCTGTCGACGACGTCGTCCAAGGTGCGGGGATGGCTGTAGAACGAAGGCATGGCCGGGAGGATGGTGGCGCCCGCGCGCGCGAGCGTGGTGAGATTTTCCAGGTGAATGACGCTGAGCGGTGTCTCACGCGGGACGACGACGAGCTTGCGCCGCTCTTTCAACATGACGTCCGCGGCGCGCGTGAGGAGCGAATCGGAAATGCCGTGGGCGATGCGCGCCGCCGTCCCCATGGAGCAGGGCACGATGACCATCGCGTGCCAGCCCGCGCTGCCGCTGGCAAAGGGCGCGCGGTAATCGCGCTGGCCCCAGAGCGGAATGTCGCCCAGCTGCTCGCGGAGCTGCTGCTTCAAGTCGCCGCCGCACTCGAGGGCCCACACCTCCGGCGCCGTCGGCGAGAGGCACAGGCCGAGCTCCAGATCGGGGTCGACCTTGCGGCGCTCGGCGAGGACGGCGAGCAACCGCTTCGCGTAGGGCGCGCCGCTCGCGCCGGTGATGCCGACGACGATCTTCACAGCGCCACCTCGCCGACGACGATGGAGGCGATGCCCATGGTGAGATCGCTCGAGGTGACGCGCGAGAAGCCGCCGCGAACCAGCTCCGTCTCGTATTCGGCGCGCGTGGCGAAGTTCTTCATGGTTCGCACCAGGTAGCTGTACGCCTGCTTGTCGCCGGACAGAAGGCCGCCCACCTTGGGCATCACGTGCTCGGCGTATGCCGCGTGGAAGGCGCGCGTGACGGGGCGCTCGGGGCGGAAGAACTCCAACGTGACGAAGACGCCGCCCGGCGCGAGCACACGACGCACTTGTGCGACGCCGCGCGCGAGGTCGCCCAGGTTGCGCATGCCGAAGCCGCAGACGACCCCGGCGAACTCGCCGTCGCCGAAGGGTAAATCGAGCGCATCGCCCACCACGGTCTCCGCGCGCGGGGCCTTGTGCCGGCCGCGCTCGAGCATGTCCTTGGCGAAGTCGCAGGCCACGAGGCGCGACGCCGGTCGGGCGCGGTCGAGGAGCGCCGTGAGATCGAGCGTGCCCGCGCACAAGTCGAGCAGGGCTCCTTCGGGCGCGCGCTCCGTGAGCGCGGCCACGGCCTTGCGCCGCCACAACTGATCGCGGCCGGCCGACATGAGCCGGTTGAGCACATCGTACGTCGGCGCAATGCGATCGAACATCGCTCGCACCGTGGCGCCATGAGATGACGTCATCGAGATCTCCCTATGAGGCCACGCGCGGCATCGAGCACGCGCTGGACCGGTCCATCGTGTTTTCCCCCCTCGAGAACGTGGGCTCGTGGTGTCACACCGGCGATGCCGAGCGACGGCCAGAGCGCGTCGACCTTGCGCACGACGGCGTCGCTCATGCGCAAGACCTCGGGCCACTCGCGGGTGTAGCCTTCTTCGGCCCATTTGCGCGTCCCGTCGATGACCACCTTGCCGCCGTAGAGCGCCTGGTTCGCGCCGTGGTCGAGTTGATCGATGGGCCCTTCGACGAAGGACATGTCGCGCTTCGGATCGAGGTTGGCGAGAAGCCGCCAGGCCACCTCTTCCAGGTTTTGCACGTTGACGTCGTCGTCCACCACGCAGATGACCTTGGAGAACATCATCTGCCCGGCGCCCCAGAGCCCGTGGGCGACGCGCGCCGCGTGAAACGGGTACTGCTTTTTGATCGAGATGAGCACCAGATTGTGGAACGCGCCGAAGACCGGCAGGTTCATGTCGCGAACCTCCGGGAACATCGTGCGAAGCAGCGGCAAGAAGAGCCGCTCCGTCGCCTTCCCCAGCCACGCGTCCTCCATCGGGGGCGGGCCCACCACCGTCGCGGGGTAGATGGCATCCCGGCGATGCGTGATGGCCGTGATGTGAAAGCGCGGAAAGCGCTCCACCAAGGTGTAATAGCCGGTGTGGTCGCCGAAGGGCCCCTCGTCGAACAGCGCTTCCGACGGATCGACGTAGCCCTCGAGCACGAAGTCGGACTCGGCCGGCACCTCGAGATCCACGGTCTTGCACTTCACCGTGCGCACCGCGCTTCCGCGGAGAAAGCCCGCGAACATCCACTCGTCGATGCCATCGGGCAGCGGTGCGGTGGCCGCGTAGGTCAGCGCGGGATCGCCGCCCAAAGCCACGGCGACGTCGAGCCGGCGCAGGCCGAGCTCCTTGGCGGCGCGGAAGTGGCGCGCGCCGGTCTTGTGCACCTGCCAATGCATCGCCGTCGTGCGCCGGTCGATGCGCTGCATGCGGTACATGCCGATGTTGCGCCCGCCCGACTGCGGATCGCGCGTGATGACGTTGGGCAAGGTGATGAAGGGCCCGCCGTCATTGGGCCACGTGGTCATCATCGGCAATTGGTCGAGATCGACCTCGTCGCCGGTGAGCACCACCTCCTGGCACGGCGCCTCGCGCGACGGCCGCGGAAAGACGTGCGCGAGCTCGGGGACTTTGCGCGCGAGCTCGACCAGCTCGCGGGCCCCCGACGGCGGACGCGCCGTGATCAGCTCCTCGATGGCCCGCGCATGCTGCTCCAGATCGTCGACCCCGAGCGCCAGCGACATGCGGCGGCGTGAGCCGTAGGCATTGACGATGAGCGGAAAGGGCGCCTGGGCATCCGGTCGGGTGGTGTCGTGCACGTTCTCGAACAGAAGGGCGGGGCCTTCCGTCTTCATCACGCGCTGGGCGATTTCTGACGCCTCCAGATGAAGATCGATGCGCTCTTTAATGCGCACGAGCTCGCCGCGCTCTTCGAGCGCCTTCGCGAATGCACCGAACCCGTCGTACGCCATGGCTGCGTGTCCGTCCTTTTGCCCCGCGGCGGTCATGAAAGACCGGGCGAGGCGGCATGTTTCAAATAATTTTGAAACATTTGTCTTCTAGGTTGGCGAACGGCGGCGGTCAAGCCGACGCGCGACCTCATCGCTTGCCCTAGCCCGAGGAGCGCTTAACTCCCAGGGACGATGAAACCTGGCGACCACCCCGAGTTCTTCCGTTTTCCCCCACCGGAGGGCCGCTCGCGCGAGAGTACCATCGTGCTGGATGCCGAAGGGCGCTTTTGGCACCACGGGGGGCTGGTGGAGCATGGAAAGTTGGCCGCCGCCATGCACACCTGGATTTCGCGCCACCCGGAGGACGGGCGGTACATCCTGGAAAATGGCTACGACTGGACGTACTTCACGGTGGAAGACGCCCCCTACGTCGCCACGACGCTGAAAATCGCAGGGAACGACATCGTTCTTACCCTGAGCGACGGCACCGAGGAAGATTGGGACCCCGCGACGACCCGCGTCGGTGAGAGCGGGGCGCTCTACGCCAAGGTGAAGGCGGGTGCCCGCGGCGGGCCATTCGAGGCGCGGTTTTCGCGCCACGCACAGACCGCCCTGGCCGACGTGCTGGTCGACCAAGGAGGCTCGCCCGCCGTCAAGCTGCGCGATCGGACCGTGGCGATCGGCTCCGCCGCCTGACGAGGAACGAAAGGCACGATTTGGCCGATCGACAGGGATTGGCACGCGCGTGCCACAACGTCGTCCAATTTCCGGTATTCTCGCGCACAACGAACGATGCGCCTTCTGATTGCCGATAAGTTGCACCCCCGTGCGGTTGAAGAGCTTTCTGCCCTTCCCGTCGAAGTCATCTACGAACCGGAGCTTACCAAGGAATCGTTGGAGCAAAGAATCGCGAGCGCCGGGGTGCTCGTGGTGCGCTCCACCCCCGTCACGGCGACGGCGCTGGACAATGCGAAGACGCTGCATTTGATCGTGCGCGCAGGCGCCGAGTACCAATCCATCGACGTGCGCGCGGCGAGCCGTCGCGGCATCTACGTGGCCAATTGCCCGGGCAAGAACGCCGCCGCGGTGGCCGAACTCGTGATGGGCCTTTTGGTGGCCATCGATCGGCGCATCGTCGACTCGGTTACGTCGCTGCGCGAGGGCCAATGGCGACGCGCGGAATACAGCAAGGCCGAGGGGCTGTACGGAAAGACGATTGGCATCGTCGGCATGGGCGCGGTGGGGCGCGAGGTCGCGCATCGCGCGAAGGCCTTCGGGCTCACGGTCATGGGCTACAGCCGTTCGCTCAGCGCCGTGCGCGCTGCGGAATTGGGCATACTGCATGCAACTTCGCTGGACGAGCTCGCGTCGAAGTCGCACGTGGTGTCGCTGCACCTTCCCATCAACGAGCGCACGCGGCACATCGTGGGCAAGCGCTTTTTGGCTGCGCTTCCCCCCCGCGCCATCCTCATCAACGCGGCGCGCGCCGATCTGGTCGATCAAGCGGCGCTGCGAGAGGCGGTGGCCACGCGCGGATTGCGCGTGGGGCTCGACGTGTATTCGGACGAACCGCGTGGGAAGGACGAGTACGCGACCGACATCTTCGGCCCGTACGACGGAGAGAACGCGGGGTTCGTCTACGGAACACCGCACATCGCGGCGGCGACGGATCAAGCGCAGCTCGCCGTGGCCACGGAAACGGTGCGGGTCATTCGGAGCTTTTTGCTCGAAGGACACGTGCCC encodes:
- a CDS encoding UbiX family flavin prenyltransferase, translated to MKIVVGITGASGAPYAKRLLAVLAERRKVDPDLELGLCLSPTAPEVWALECGGDLKQQLREQLGDIPLWGQRDYRAPFASGSAGWHAMVIVPCSMGTAARIAHGISDSLLTRAADVMLKERRKLVVVPRETPLSVIHLENLTTLARAGATILPAMPSFYSHPRTLDDVVDSVVARILDHVGIGNDLVRRWGST
- a CDS encoding NAD(P)-binding domain-containing protein gives rise to the protein MRLLIADKLHPRAVEELSALPVEVIYEPELTKESLEQRIASAGVLVVRSTPVTATALDNAKTLHLIVRAGAEYQSIDVRAASRRGIYVANCPGKNAAAVAELVMGLLVAIDRRIVDSVTSLREGQWRRAEYSKAEGLYGKTIGIVGMGAVGREVAHRAKAFGLTVMGYSRSLSAVRAAELGILHATSLDELASKSHVVSLHLPINERTRHIVGKRFLAALPPRAILINAARADLVDQAALREAVATRGLRVGLDVYSDEPRGKDEYATDIFGPYDGENAGFVYGTPHIAAATDQAQLAVATETVRVIRSFLLEGHVPNVVNVTTSIANFQVVIRMQDKIGTFANVLSVLKRHGINVEEVTNSVFEGGGASCAKLRVVSRPSEMCLQEIRAFDEVLHVDVVTLPNLA
- the ubiA gene encoding putative 4-hydroxybenzoate polyprenyltransferase; this encodes MIVARLRSYSTLVAFAHTIFALPFAASAVVLALSMPHPPLTAARVVAMLICMVSARTSAMAFNRWADRDIDAKNPRTATRPIQRGDVRPWEAAALALASAAVFVLSATTLGTAPAVLALPVLAVLLGYSYAKRFTWAAHAWLGVALSLAPGGAWIAVGAPVTGGILALMVAVVTWLLGFDVLYSLQDEGFDREQRLHSIPSRFGASRSLAMSAFAHVVTVSSLALTGVFLHRGVVYFAGILVVAGLLVWEHLLIHPPVDPARDAPGTSRWARADLSKIDKAFFDMNAWISVGFFAATLIDHITRTAPLAT
- a CDS encoding amidohydrolase family protein translates to MIVHADHVLPGDAPPIRDGAVVVAEDGTIEDVGAAAEVLPRHGGAPVERVHGVVFPGLVNAHTHLELSALRGLVPGGHGFLPWVDSLLAARFDATPEDSPESMEAAVSELQRHGTAAVGEVTNSLAAAEHLARSGIEGSIFHEVFGVGGDVAERAEEMLAASSAGTRAWPGLAYVPTAHTLHTTLADVVRKIVQHAKDAGLRTSLHLAEHAAERRALEHGDGPVTDWLRGRLRGAADVVWPMQSPIAYAEALGALGPHMLLVHLTDALPEELERVAKSGSHVVLCPRSNLYIEGRLPPLLAARAAGIEPALGTDSLASNASLDVLAEARALADRFSTVPAADLVRMATHNGAQALGRPALGRISRGARPGLLAVDIAGAAQIQDGAALLLRHVKAPRRWIREVS
- a CDS encoding DUF1285 domain-containing protein; this translates as MKPGDHPEFFRFPPPEGRSRESTIVLDAEGRFWHHGGLVEHGKLAAAMHTWISRHPEDGRYILENGYDWTYFTVEDAPYVATTLKIAGNDIVLTLSDGTEEDWDPATTRVGESGALYAKVKAGARGGPFEARFSRHAQTALADVLVDQGGSPAVKLRDRTVAIGSAA
- a CDS encoding ubiquinone/menaquinone biosynthesis methyltransferase, which encodes MTSSHGATVRAMFDRIAPTYDVLNRLMSAGRDQLWRRKAVAALTERAPEGALLDLCAGTLDLTALLDRARPASRLVACDFAKDMLERGRHKAPRAETVVGDALDLPFGDGEFAGVVCGFGMRNLGDLARGVAQVRRVLAPGGVFVTLEFFRPERPVTRAFHAAYAEHVMPKVGGLLSGDKQAYSYLVRTMKNFATRAEYETELVRGGFSRVTSSDLTMGIASIVVGEVAL
- a CDS encoding menaquinone biosynthesis decarboxylase; the protein is MTAAGQKDGHAAMAYDGFGAFAKALEERGELVRIKERIDLHLEASEIAQRVMKTEGPALLFENVHDTTRPDAQAPFPLIVNAYGSRRRMSLALGVDDLEQHARAIEELITARPPSGARELVELARKVPELAHVFPRPSREAPCQEVVLTGDEVDLDQLPMMTTWPNDGGPFITLPNVITRDPQSGGRNIGMYRMQRIDRRTTAMHWQVHKTGARHFRAAKELGLRRLDVAVALGGDPALTYAATAPLPDGIDEWMFAGFLRGSAVRTVKCKTVDLEVPAESDFVLEGYVDPSEALFDEGPFGDHTGYYTLVERFPRFHITAITHRRDAIYPATVVGPPPMEDAWLGKATERLFLPLLRTMFPEVRDMNLPVFGAFHNLVLISIKKQYPFHAARVAHGLWGAGQMMFSKVICVVDDDVNVQNLEEVAWRLLANLDPKRDMSFVEGPIDQLDHGANQALYGGKVVIDGTRKWAEEGYTREWPEVLRMSDAVVRKVDALWPSLGIAGVTPRAHVLEGGKHDGPVQRVLDAARGLIGRSR
- the mqnE gene encoding aminofutalosine synthase MqnE → MTIESIAQKVQRGERLDESDALALFLEPDLLAVGALANTVRERMHGDRTYFNRNMRIEVTNVCVASCLFCSFAKLEEGAPGAHTMKVEEAWRELEERMDDPPSEIHIVNGLHPGLPFSYYEDLLRGFKRIKPDIHMKCFTAVEIHFFAQHYKMTYAEVLTRLREAGLDSLPGGGAEIFHEDVRKRISHDKANADEYLEVHRVAHGLGIRTNATMLYGHIETFEHRVDHLLRLRKLQDETGGMQAFIPLAFHPDGNGMKNLPAPTAVDDLRTLAVSRLVLDNVPHIKAYWVSMTPKIAQLGLRFGADDIDGTIVHETIYHAAGSRSPQGLSYNELVRLIREAGRIPVERDTLYNVVREHPKSALPEHALKVRDRKAERHILPVLP
- the mqnC gene encoding dehypoxanthine futalosine cyclase, producing MKVSAVQYLNARPLYEPLADRDGVALDLALPAEVARRIAEEETDVGLVPVAALAQLGDTRFVRGAAIASRGAVRSVRIVSQVPIDQMTDIVLDASSRTSAVLARLVLRARRRGAEPRVRVLPPEQALSEVKGTCGALIIGDVALRIENDFPYALDLGEAWYEWTGLPFVFAAWGGRTGGLAHGGEKLLLAAKEEGLARRNAIADAYAASSGLDAASLRDYLRENIRFDFGDEERRGLERFYVEGHRAGLLPRMDVRFYEDGARAVSVPSLDSILSRAAEGDRLNAAEGERLLHEAPLFELGLAADAVRRRKHPHDVVTYIVDRNVNYTNVCTTSCRFCAFYRPVGHPEGYVLSREVLSQKLGEVVEAGGVQILLQGGLNPELRITYYEDLFRWIKSEFKLGLHALSPEEILHISQLESISVRDVLERLHAAGLDSVPGGGAEILVDRVRRKIAKAKCTSSEWLDVMRVAHHMGLRSSATMMYGTVDTARDRILHLLKLRELQDETRGFTAFFCWDFQHEQGVRITAGDTGTHLYLRQQAVARLMLDNIDHVGASWVTQGPDVGQVALRFGADDFGSVMFEENVVSSAGTTFCINADAIEARIRAAGFRATRRNVKYEWLTEPA